The sequence GTTAACTTACGTCAAGAAAACATATGGCTATCGAGAAATACATAGAGCGTTTTACAAAACACTTGAAATATGAGAAAAATTTCTCTCATCATACCATAAGAAATTATTTAAGCGATCTTGACCAGTACAATAATTACCTGAATGATGAGGGCCTTGAAATAGATATGGACCCTCTTGCAATAAGAAGGTACCTGGCCCTTCTTCAGAAAAAAAACACAAAAAGCTCTACAGGCAGGAAGCTGGCCGCTATTAAATGTTTTTACCGGTATCTCTCAAGAGAAGAGATTATAGAAACAAGCCCCTTTGAAGGAATTGCCACCCCCAGGGCTGAAAAGAAACTACCCGGCTTTTTTTCAGTCGATGACATTTTCAGGCTAATGGATGCGCCCCGTTCTGAAAAGCCGCTCGTTGTGAGAGACAGGGCCATTCTTGAACTTATATACGCTTCAGGTTTAAGGGCCGAAGAACTTGTCCGCCTTGACATCTGCAATATAGACATGGCCGCCGGGATGATTAAAGTCATTGGGAAGGGAAATAAAGAAAGGCGCCTCCCTGTGGGAGGCAAAGCGCTTGAAGCGATTAATGCCTACTGCGAATCAAGAATTGCAGGTGGCGGGGACGCAAAAAACGGCCCCCTCTTTCTAAACTACCGGGGGGAGAGACTTACCACCCGAAGTATTGCAAGAATTGTAAAAAAATATTTACTAAAGGCAGGAATCCCGGGCAACGGAAGTCCTCATACATTAAGACACTCCTTTGCCACCCACCTTCTCGATGCAGGTGCCGATCTCAGGGGAATCCAGGAGTTGTTAGGCCATTCCAGCCTGTCGACGACGCAAAAGTATACCCATATAACGACAGACAAATTGATGGAAGTTTACGACAAGGCCCACCCAAGGGCCAAAAAATCTTGATTTTTAGACACAGGACCACAGAAAATGATTAGAGGAACAACAATTGTCGCCGTAAGAAAAGACGGCAAGGTAGCCGTCGCCGGTGACGGACAGGTTACGACAGGCAGCACAGTCATGAAACACAAGGCGAGAAAAGTAAGAAGACTCTACAAGGATGCCGTTATTGCCGGTTTTGCAGGCGCTACGGCCGATGCATTTACACTCTTCGAACTGTTTGAAGCAAAGCTTGAACAGCATAACGGCAATATTACGCGTTCCGCCGTCGAGCTGGCAAAAGACTGGCGTACCGACAAAATGCTCAGACGGCTGGAAGCGCTCATGATCGTTGCCGACGAATCCCATACCTTTATTATATCGGGAAACGGTGACGTTATCGAACCCGATGACGGTATTGCGGCTATCGGATCAGGTGGTTCTTTCGCCCTTGCAGCAGCGAGAGCATTGCTCAAGCATTCAGAGCTTCCCGCAAATGAAATCGCTCATGAAGCAATGAACATAGCGGCAGAAATCTGTGTTTATACAAACAATAACATTGTCATGGAAGAATTATAGAGGGGGAAATGATTTTTACCACTATTATACTTGCCGCAGGCAAAGGGACGAGAATGAAGTCGGAACTGCCCAAGGTTCTGCATCCCCTCTGCGGAAAAGCAATGATCCATTATCCCGTCGATGCGGCAAGAGAAGCGGGCTCGGAAAAAATAGTAACCGTCATAGGTCACGGCGCCGATTCAGTTAAAGAAAAGCTGGCTCTTAAGGACATGGCTTTTGTCGTCCAGGAAGAACAACTCGGAACAGGACATGCCGTCATGGTCTGCAAAGACTCTGTTCAAGACAAGTCCATCCCCGTGGTTATCCTTTGCGGCGATGCTCCGCTCATACAATCAACGACTATTACAGGGCTCGTTAAAAGTCACCTGGACAATAAGAACAGCGTCACCGTTCTCACGGCGGACATGGAAAATCCACAGGGTTATGGCCGCATTATCAAGGATGGGTCAGAAATCCTCAGAATTGTCGAGGAAAAGGACGCCTCCCACGAAGAAAAGTGCATTTGCGAAATCAACAGCGGTGTTTACTGTGTCGATGGCGAATTCCTCTTTAAGACCCTGGAAAGTGTGGGAAAAGATAATGCTCAGGGGGAGTACTATCTTACCGATATCATAAAAATAGGGAGCGAGGCAGGCAAAAAAGTGGGCTGGTCGAAAATAACAGACAGCAGTGAAACAATGGGAATTAACAGCCGCAAGGAACTGGCCGAGGCAGGCGCTATCATGAGAAGAAGAATAACAGATGACCTTATGGCTGCGGGAGTAACTATTATCGATCCGGAATGCACTTACATTGATGGTACGGTTCAAGTGGGAAGAGACTCGACAATCTATCCCCAGGTGAGACTGGAAGGAAAAACTCTGGTCGGTGAAAACTGCGCCATAGAATCAGGCGCCGTCATCAAGGATTCGCACGTAGGAAACGATACTCACATAAAACCCTACTGCGTTATTACCGATTCAAGGCTGGGAGAAAAGACGGCCATTGGCCCTTTCGCCCATATAAGGCCGGCAAGTATCATCAGTGAGGGTGGTAAAGTCGGTAATTTTGTGGAAATTAAAAAAGCGACCATCGGTAAGGGGAGCAAAGTAAATCACCTTACCTATGTCGGTGATGCCGACGTTGGCCAGGGTGTAAACATAGGGGCCGGCACCATTACCTGCAATTACGATGGATACCGTAAGTTCAAAACGGTTATAGAAGACGGCGCCTTCATTGGAAGCGGCACAAACCTGGTGGCTCCGGTCACAATCGGCAAAGGGTCGGTAATAGGCGCCGGATCAACTATTACAAAAACGGTTCCTCCGGCCTCTCTGTCTCTCACACGCCCCGAACAAAGATGTATAAAAGGGTGGCCCGAAAAGAGAAGAAAAGAGAGGGGGGAGTAAAAGATGTGTGGAATTATCGGTTATACGGGAAGAAGTGAAGCTCAGCCCATCCTCATCGAAGGTCTTAGAAGGCTGGAATACAGAGGCTATGATTCTGCAGGCATCGCAGTCAATGTTGATGGAGGCGTTGTTATCAGGAGAAAAGAGGGCAAAGTTTCAGCCCTGGATGATGACCTTAGATCATCGCCCGTTGAGGGAACAACAGGAATTGC comes from Deltaproteobacteria bacterium and encodes:
- a CDS encoding tyrosine recombinase XerC, which encodes MEKYIERFTKHLKYEKNFSHHTIRNYLSDLDQYNNYLNDEGLEIDMDPLAIRRYLALLQKKNTKSSTGRKLAAIKCFYRYLSREEIIETSPFEGIATPRAEKKLPGFFSVDDIFRLMDAPRSEKPLVVRDRAILELIYASGLRAEELVRLDICNIDMAAGMIKVIGKGNKERRLPVGGKALEAINAYCESRIAGGGDAKNGPLFLNYRGERLTTRSIARIVKKYLLKAGIPGNGSPHTLRHSFATHLLDAGADLRGIQELLGHSSLSTTQKYTHITTDKLMEVYDKAHPRAKKS
- the hslV gene encoding ATP-dependent protease subunit HslV yields the protein MIRGTTIVAVRKDGKVAVAGDGQVTTGSTVMKHKARKVRRLYKDAVIAGFAGATADAFTLFELFEAKLEQHNGNITRSAVELAKDWRTDKMLRRLEALMIVADESHTFIISGNGDVIEPDDGIAAIGSGGSFALAAARALLKHSELPANEIAHEAMNIAAEICVYTNNNIVMEEL
- the glmU gene encoding bifunctional UDP-N-acetylglucosamine diphosphorylase/glucosamine-1-phosphate N-acetyltransferase GlmU, which encodes MIFTTIILAAGKGTRMKSELPKVLHPLCGKAMIHYPVDAAREAGSEKIVTVIGHGADSVKEKLALKDMAFVVQEEQLGTGHAVMVCKDSVQDKSIPVVILCGDAPLIQSTTITGLVKSHLDNKNSVTVLTADMENPQGYGRIIKDGSEILRIVEEKDASHEEKCICEINSGVYCVDGEFLFKTLESVGKDNAQGEYYLTDIIKIGSEAGKKVGWSKITDSSETMGINSRKELAEAGAIMRRRITDDLMAAGVTIIDPECTYIDGTVQVGRDSTIYPQVRLEGKTLVGENCAIESGAVIKDSHVGNDTHIKPYCVITDSRLGEKTAIGPFAHIRPASIISEGGKVGNFVEIKKATIGKGSKVNHLTYVGDADVGQGVNIGAGTITCNYDGYRKFKTVIEDGAFIGSGTNLVAPVTIGKGSVIGAGSTITKTVPPASLSLTRPEQRCIKGWPEKRRKERGE